One Candidatus Afararchaeum irisae DNA segment encodes these proteins:
- a CDS encoding RidA family protein: MKDIVSTDDAPEAVGAYSQATVANGFVFTAGQIPLTPEGEAVDGDVGEQTRQCLDNIQAVLEEAGAGLEDVVKVTVFLDDIDDFGEMNDVYSGYFDEEPPARSAVEAGSIPKGFDVEIEAVAALD, translated from the coding sequence ATGAAGGATATAGTCTCTACCGACGACGCGCCTGAGGCAGTGGGTGCCTACTCACAGGCGACAGTGGCGAACGGATTTGTCTTCACCGCGGGACAGATACCCCTGACACCCGAGGGTGAAGCCGTCGACGGCGACGTCGGAGAACAGACTCGGCAGTGCCTCGACAATATTCAGGCTGTACTCGAAGAAGCGGGGGCGGGTCTCGAAGACGTCGTCAAGGTCACGGTGTTTCTCGACGACATAGACGACTTCGGCGAGATGAACGACGTCTACTCGGGCTACTTCGACGAAGAGCCTCCCGCGAGAAGCGCGGTCGAGGCGGGTAGTATTCCGAAGGGCTTCGACGTCGAGATAGAGGCGGTCGCCGCACTCGACTAA